The Flavobacterium piscisymbiosum genome includes a region encoding these proteins:
- a CDS encoding PRTRC system ThiF family protein, translating into MKTQTAMHYTHNYLINPTNPITVNLIGAGGTGSRMLTELARISHSLIALGHAGLQVNLFDDDVVTKANQGRQLFADAEVGLPKAVALINRTNRFFGTAWKAVTEQFSTANRKSLPNRGRANLYVSCVDTAKARFDIADFLMSSENSDFERTKSLYWLDIGNAENTGQAILSTIREIQQPDSKLYRTVPSLPMVTDEFRELLQMQHDNNEPSCSLAEALEKQDLFINSTLASMGASILWKLFREGMTAQRGFFLNLASLHAVPIVVG; encoded by the coding sequence ATGAAAACGCAAACCGCCATGCATTACACGCACAATTACCTGATAAATCCAACCAATCCAATAACGGTCAATCTCATTGGGGCAGGAGGGACGGGAAGCAGGATGCTCACCGAACTCGCAAGAATAAGCCACAGCCTTATCGCTTTGGGACATGCTGGACTGCAGGTGAATCTTTTTGATGATGATGTGGTGACCAAAGCCAATCAGGGCAGACAGCTTTTTGCAGATGCTGAGGTAGGGCTTCCTAAAGCCGTGGCACTCATCAACCGCACCAACCGCTTTTTCGGTACTGCTTGGAAAGCCGTAACCGAGCAGTTCTCAACCGCTAACAGGAAATCCCTGCCCAATCGGGGCAGGGCGAACCTGTATGTAAGCTGTGTCGATACTGCAAAGGCACGTTTTGATATTGCAGATTTTCTGATGAGCAGTGAAAACAGCGATTTTGAGCGTACCAAATCCCTATACTGGCTTGACATCGGCAACGCCGAAAATACAGGACAGGCGATACTTTCTACAATCAGGGAAATCCAACAGCCTGATTCCAAACTATACAGGACTGTTCCCAGTCTTCCAATGGTAACCGATGAATTTAGGGAATTACTTCAAATGCAGCATGATAACAATGAGCCGAGCTGTTCCCTCGCTGAAGCGCTTGAAAAACAGGACTTGTTTATCAACAGCACACTTGCCAGTATGGGCGCATCGATCCTTTGGAAGCTGTTCCGTGAAGGAATGACCGCCCAAAGGGGATTTTTCCTGAATCTGGCAAGCTTACACGCTGTGCCCATAGTGGTGGGGTGA
- a CDS encoding prokaryotic E2 ligase family D protein: MKDLTQRFGTLYHPVKAFVVYKKDTADKFIYVEGYDMDKNGCPINAHPLSRRETAQLASALDTSDELNCKFLKPSGLLPKKVLYLNPGHDGSAIWYTSAQKTSLFFVESLGIPNGETFVPPLLWKATKNTLYIYAMDTDKEINEQTVLYQAPFFNLYNDGRVCMGTVKVDIKADCHLEDFMQWWEQYFFNSYFSHLIGNTSPVKGNIIQLWQKLIGSTKPFPVKSLLKNGLTIKNILS, translated from the coding sequence ATGAAAGATTTAACCCAAAGATTTGGAACATTATACCATCCTGTAAAAGCCTTTGTAGTCTATAAGAAAGATACCGCTGACAAATTCATTTATGTGGAAGGCTACGACATGGATAAAAACGGCTGTCCCATAAATGCACATCCATTAAGCCGAAGGGAAACTGCACAGCTTGCAAGTGCTTTGGACACATCAGACGAACTCAACTGTAAATTTTTAAAGCCATCAGGACTGCTCCCTAAAAAGGTATTGTATTTGAATCCCGGGCATGATGGTTCTGCCATTTGGTACACGTCTGCCCAAAAGACCAGTTTATTTTTTGTGGAGAGTTTAGGGATTCCAAACGGTGAAACATTTGTACCGCCCTTGTTATGGAAAGCCACTAAAAACACGCTGTACATTTATGCAATGGACACCGACAAGGAAATAAACGAACAGACAGTGCTTTATCAGGCACCCTTTTTTAATTTATATAATGACGGCAGGGTCTGTATGGGTACGGTAAAAGTGGATATAAAGGCAGATTGTCATTTGGAAGATTTCATGCAATGGTGGGAGCAGTATTTTTTTAACAGCTATTTCAGTCATCTCATTGGAAATACAAGTCCCGTAAAAGGAAACATCATACAGCTCTGGCAGAAACTGATCGGGAGCACAAAACCATTTCCCGTAAAATCCCTGCTCAAAAATGGTCTAACAATTAAAAACATACTGTCATGA
- a CDS encoding PRTRC system protein C → MLTATTLERIFIFRDKEHEIKLADPSPSFSPEAVLNFYAQTYPILTTASIEGPVINEDAVQYKFVSQIGTKG, encoded by the coding sequence ATGTTAACAGCTACAACCTTAGAGCGCATCTTTATCTTCAGGGATAAAGAGCACGAGATTAAACTCGCTGACCCATCGCCGTCATTCAGCCCCGAAGCGGTACTCAATTTTTATGCCCAGACCTATCCGATTTTAACCACAGCATCCATAGAGGGACCTGTTATAAATGAAGATGCGGTGCAGTACAAATTTGTATCACAAATCGGAACAAAAGGATAA